From the Romeriopsis navalis LEGE 11480 genome, the window CTGGAAAACGACTACCAGATAATACAGTATCCAGTGGTTGTACCTGCGATCGAGTGACAAAGTGTTATGAAAACCATACTTTGGTCATTCGGTGACGTTAGTGTTGGGGTGATGCAGTTTCATCATCGCGATTACTGAATATTGCTACTGCTTCCTCAAAAGACGCATAAATGAGTTCGGCGAGATAAGCCGTCTGTTGCTTTGAGTCAGTATTTAGTTTGGGTATCTTTGGGAGTCCTTTTGCCAATATGTCTCGATGCCAGTCTGAAAAATCACGCTGTACTAGTTTTATGCCAAATCAGCTGGCGTACTAATTTTGGGATTTGATTTGACCCATAAAATTAAACTGAAATTACTAATCGTTATATTGTTGTGAATATGGTTTTAGATGAAATTGATTTTGTCTAGTGATATGTGTTTTTGACACTGGCGTGGTTTAAGATGATTTATTCGAAATTTGTCATGTAGTCCCATTCCCGATGTGGGATATTTATTTTGCTTGTCAGCCGAGCAATTAATTGCATCACTTAGTCCGCTAGCGCTAACATAAACGTCATCCTCACTTTGAAAATAGGATGCCTGCTAAGTAATTGTTGAAAGTGATGATGGCTATATTTTTTGGTTTGGGGCTGAAACTTCCGTTACCCACTTGCCAATTAACTGGCCATTTTTGAATACCCAGCGGCTACTTAACCTAGGGGTCAGGTGAACTGATGTCTCATTATCATGTTGGTGAAAATCCTTGATGCTGTTTGGATAGAAAATCACTTCATCTTGGGAGATCGTGATTGTCTGGTTTAAGGATTGGATTGATGGTGTGGTAGTCATGGTTAAACGTCGCAGGGGGATTGTGGGCTGAAAATGAGTTCTGGCTTTTTTGATCTATTTCATCGATCTACACGTTTCCCTTATTTAACTTATGCAGGTATTTAGAAATTTTTTGTTCAGATTCCACCATCGAATTATTCGATTGACTCGTCGATCGACTATGCGATCCATTGAATGAGTGTGACTTCTAGCGTCCTGTCTTGTGGCTAGATTTTCCCCTAATCCAAAATCAATTGCTCACTGGTTCGCTATGCCGCAAGAGCGTGCAAGTTTCTTGAGCGTTGCATCTCCTCAAGGCTCCAAGGTCTGTTGACTATAATTTACAAAGTGCTTGCATCATTCAAACTGGATTATGCGCAGCTTGCGGTTAAAAATTCCTTCGATGGTTGGCTGGTCTGATCGTCGGCTGCGAACCCTTGATCGCATGCAACATCTATGACCGGCTAGAAATCAAAAAATATTTTGACATGTTGACTAGCAGAGGGTTTCGTTAATACTTGAGCTAAGTGTTGCTGCTGGACTCGGCTCAATTCAGGCATTCAGCTCAATGCTAAAACGGTGCATAGTTCACCGAAAAATAGATCCCCTGCTCCTGCAAACTGCGTTTCTCTCCATCGAGCTTCACGAGCGGGAGCCCCCAATCGAGGCGAGCAGAGAACGTTCCCTGTCGCCAAAGTAAACCGACGCCAGCACCAACTAATGTACTGGTTGTTGGGTTATTCCCTGAGATGTTCCAGCCTGTCCCCAAATCTAAGAATGGCGTGACTTGCAATAATCCCCCCGATCGTCGGTTTTGCAAAATTGGCAAACGTCCTTCGATCGACAATAGCAATCCTGAATCCGTCAGTAGTGCATCCTGGCGATATCCTCGCACTGTCAACTGTCCACCCAAACCAAACTGCTCAAGTGGCACTAAATCACTACCGGCGAGCTGTACATCGCCTTTCACTAATAGCTGTGCATTCGATGCAAATTGCTTCAGCCATTGTCCCTGTCCGCGCCAAGTAAAGAAGCGACTATCCGGGCCATTGTCGTTGACACCGTTTCGGCCAGATACGTTCGCGCCAAACCAATCGAGCCCAAAACTAAACTGTGATCGCAGGGCCAGCACATGGGTTTCATTCCGCTGCGTATAGTCTTGGAAAAAGCGTAGCGCCGAGATGCGAGTTCGACCCGCAGTATCGGCCCCAGGAGAAAGCGCAAATGGCCCAATTTGATCGAGACCGAGTTCAGTCTGGCTCTCTTGCCGAGAAAAGGATACTCCTAATCCAGTTTCTTGGGTTGGCGTCTGACTAATGGGTTGCCGTAGACTCAGTTCGTAGTAGCGCGATCGCGCCAGAATATCCAATACGCTAAATGGCCGCTCGATGATATTGCTGCGGGTGCCACCATAGCTCAAGCTCAATGTGCCCTCGCGGGCATTAATCGGTAATGTATAGCTTAAATCAATGCCGTTACTGCCGTCGGTATTGGTATAACCGGCACTGAGGCTATCGCCGATCCCGAGCAAGTTATTCTCGGTGATTTGCACTTTACGTCGAAAGCTCCCCACACTGGGCGATCGGCCATTGTCGAGACTGAATTGTGTGGTGAAGGTATCGGCTTCGGAAACTTCTACCACCAAGCGATTGGTCCCAGGGCGAATTCCGGCTTGGAGATCCGCTGCAATATTCGTAATCCGAGGATTGAGGCGGAGTTGTTGTAGGCTGGTGAGCAATTTGGGGACATTGAGTGGTGTTTCTACACCTAACTTAATCCGTTTGCGGATATATGTATCGCGCAAACGAGAATTGCCCTTCACTGCGATTTCTGTGAGTTTTCCCTCCACAATCCGAATTTTGACGACGCCCTTGTCCATGGTCTGAGGGGGAATCAGGGCTGCTGTTGTGACGTAGCCCTGATCGACGTAAAACTGGGTGATGCGCGATCGCACATTGAGTAATTCGGCAAAGGAGAGGTCTTTGCCCATGTAGGGAGTAGTTACGGCGGTCAGCTCTGCCTGGGAGAATTTCGTATTGCCAATAAATTCAAATCGCTCAACTCGGACGGTTGCTGGGATGGATTCTGACGGCATAACCTCCGTATTTTCTGGTGTTGGCAATGTATCTTTTGAATCTGGCTTAATTAATCCTTGATCGGAATTTTCTGGTAATAGGGCTGGTGGTTGGGGATTGATTTGTCGATCGCGGAGCTTTGTGGCAAGTCGAAACGCCGTATCATAGCTCGACTGGGCGCTGGTAATGGTGGGGGTAAGGATGTAGATTAATCCAACACTCAGCAGCACTGATTTCAGCGGTAGAATTGCCTTGCCAGTCATCACTTAAATATTCGTCCTTGATCAAGTAAGTCGAGTGTTAAATACAGGGAAATTATCGCCTAATTTCTTGATTTTGTTATTTTTGTGTAATGAAAATTCTATGTAGCAGTCGTTAAGGGCAAAATAGCGACCGTAAAATACCGATCGTGAAGTTCGTTAATTGTTGATTCGCCAAGCAGTTTGTCCTAATCGCTGACTTGTCAATGCCAGCTAGTCAATCTAAGGGGTTTATTACTAAGGGGTTTGTTATCCTGCCGCGACTAGCGACCCCAAAGCCTGACTCAGTCGTGTACGAGGCCGTAGCGCTAGGATTGAGTGGATGTGTTCTTCTACTTGAATACGGTGGCCCGCTCAAGCTCAAACTTTGTTCTGGTCGTGCATCAATGAAAGGTTTGGGTCGTGCATCAATGAAAGTTTTACCCCTGACATTTAGGACTAAGCTCGCCTATGGGCTGGGAGAACTCGGGACGGTGATTCCGGTGAGTATCGCTGTTTTCTTCCTTCTGTATTTTTTAACGGATGTCGCTGGCTTAAATCCTGCCTTAGCCGGAGCTGTGTTACTTGTCGGACGAGGGTGGGATGCGATTAACGATCCATTGATTGGTTGGCTCAGCGATCGGACTCACTCGGCTTGGGGACGTCGCTATCCTTGGATGATTTATGGCGCAGTGCCCTTGGCTTTAGGTTGTACGTTGCAGTGGATTGTGCCACCGATCAGCAGTCAGTGGGGACTGTTTGCTTACTATACGCTGCTGTCGTTATTGGTCTATGCGGCATTTTCGGCTGTGCAACTCCCCTTTGCGGCTTTAGCTGCGGAACTGGCCCAGGATTATGATCAGCGGACGCAGCTGATGGGGATCAAAGCGGGCTTCAACATTGTTGGTAGTGTCGTCGGTTTAGTATTAGCCCAAGTTGTGTTTGCCTCCATTGCAGATGTGCCACAGCGGTACGTGACGATCGGTTGGCTGAGTAGCTTGGCCGTGTTGCTTGGCATTGGCCTCTGTGTCTGGGGGACGTATTCTCGCTATTGGGCTGTACAGTCACCGACGCCGGTCGTCCACCGATCGTTCTGGACGGAAGTGCCGTCGTTGTGGCATAACTCGGCATTTCGCTGGCTGATGGGGCTGAATTTATGCTCTTTGATGGGAATACAGGTGACGGCAGCTATGTTGCCCTATTTCGTCAGTCATTGGATGCGATTGCCAGCGCAGCACTTTACACAAATGGCGATCGTGGTGCAGGTGAGTGCGGTATTGACGATGCCGTTATGGATGAAGGTGGCCCAGCAAACGAGTAAACGCATCGTCTATTTTTGCGGTGCGCCATTGGCTTTCGTGGCACTAGCGGCGATGAGTTGGGTGCAGCCAGGACAGCTTTGGTTGATGTATGGTTTCGGTGTGATGATTGGTGTGGGGCTGTCAACATTCTATTTGGTGCCGTTAGCGATGCTGCCCGATGTGATCGCGATTGATGCAATTCAAACGGGACAGCGGCGTGAAGGTTTATTTTTTAGCTTTTTGGTCTTTTTCCAAAAGGTCAGTCTGGCGATTGCCCTGTTTATTGTGGGTCGATTGCTCGATCGGACGGGCTTTATTGGTGGTGAGACGCTACAAGTGCAGCCCGTCGAGGCACTGTGGGCGATTCGACTGATGATGGGGCTATTTCCGGCGTTGTTAATACTGGGTGGGTTATATTGCGCATATCGTTACCCGATTACGCGGCAACAGCTGCAAATAATCCGAGCTGATTCGCATTCAGCGACCTGACTCGGTCGGATGGCGCAGTGGTGAAATAATTCCCAATCTTTGATGTTTGGTCACGGTCTGCGGAGGGTACTGGGTTTGGATCGCCAGGAATTGGATTTTCTGTCTTGGTTGATTCAATGCATCAGGTTGATTCAATGCATCAGCTTGCCGCTGCAATATCTAACGTGCAGTGGGTGTGCTGGGCGATCGCCAAAGTCCTACAAACAGACAAATCAAGCCAAGATTAATCATCACATCCGCGATATTGAAAATCGGGAAATTAATCAGCCGGGCATCAAGGAAATCAATCACATGGCCAAAGGCGAAGCGATCGATGCCGTTGCCTAAAGCCCCGCTCAAAATCAGGCCATAGCCCAACTGCTCCCAACGCGGTAAGCGAGGATTCCAAATGGCTAATGCGGCCAAGCCGACGCTGACAATCAACGAGAGCCATCGGAGCCAGCCGCCCCCCTGCCCTTGAAATGAACTAAATGCTGCTCCCGTATTTACCACATAGGTAAAGTGAAAAATATCGCGAATCACCGGCAATGTTGCTGGTGGATCCTGCAGTGGGAAAGCTGTTAAAATCCAAAGCTTTGTGGCTCGATCGAGGGCAACCCCCGCCGAAGCAGCAATCCAGAACAAGCGGTTACGCATATCAGCCAGCCAACAACATCAAAAAACTTTCCTCAGGATACGACGATCCTCGCACTCAGCGGCGTGGTATCCCCTGCAGCTCAATAAAACATCGCCCGCCGAAACAGAAATGCGACCACCGTCACCGCACAAACGACCCCAATCTGTCCAGGCAACTGCTGCAACGAATAGATGCCGATTTCCGCAAAGAGCCCTAACGAATCCTTGGGGACTAATCGTAGGCCATGCATTACCGACAAATAGGTAATGCCCGTGGCATGAATGGCGACGAGTCCGGCCATACAGCAACACACCAGCCATTCTAGCTTTGGCACGGCCCGAAATGCCAAATAGCCACAAAGCCATGCGCCTGGCACAAAGCCCAATAGGTAGCCAAAGGTCGGCTGTCCGAGGTACCCAATGCCACCACCTTGGGAAAAAATCTGGAATCCGGCTAAGCCTAAGACTAAATAAGCAATCTGGGAGATTACCGCGGCATTGCGCCCGGCTAAGCAGCCAATTAGCAACACCGCCCCAATCTGATAACTGACGCCGAGTAAGTAGGTGGGAATCTGGCCCAAGCCAATGCCTAACATCGCTGCCTGCACAAAATTACCGCCGATCGTCAGCAGCAATCCGGTTAGCGCCCACATTAGCTCAGTCAACGTCACCACAATAAATCTCGGCAGCCCACTTAGTCGGTCAATGAAAAATGAAAACATGACAATTTTCTCATAGCACCCTGAAGTTCGTGCCATGTTACAGCCATGTCAGCCAGATGAGTCATTCTATCACTCGGTCTGAGGTGATTTTTTCGCCGCCAAGGGAGATCGAGCATCGTGGTAATCTAGCTGATGACCTCTCGGTATACCGCGTCAATGACTGTTGCAACTGTTGGTGTCAGCTTAGATAAGATTCGTCAGATTTATTCCCAGTCGCTGCCAGATCTCATGTTTGAGGCTCAGCGCATTCATCGGGAAAATCATGACCCCAAGGCCGTCCAGCTTTGCACCCTTGGCAACATCAAAATGGGCGGTTGTGCCGAGGACTGTGGCTATTGTTCCCAGAGTGCGCACCACGATGCCTCAATCCAGCCAGAACCGCTGATGCAGATTGATCAGGTGATGCGCGAAGCCAAGGCGGCGAAAGCCTCTGGTTCGACCCGTTTTTGCATGGGGGCCGCTTGGCGGGAAGTCCGTGATGGTCAGCAGTTCGATCGTGTGCTGGAAATGGTCCGTGAAGTGGCGAGCCTTGATATGGAGGTTTGCTGCACCTTAGGGATGCTAAAGCCGCACCAAGCGGAGCAGCTGAAGGCTGCGGGACTCACGGCCTATAACCATAATCTCGACACCTCCCCGAGCCATTATGCCAAGGTGATTTCTACCCGGACGTACCGCGATCGGCTTGATACGATTCAAGCGGTGGGTGATGCGGGTATTTCTGTGTGTTGTGGTGGCATTGTTGGCCTGGGTGAAACTGAGGACGATCGGTTGGAAATGTTGCAGGTCCTCACTGGTTTGGACCCACAACCCGAATCGATTCCGATTAACCGGTTGATTCCAATCGAAGGAACGCCGCTCGAGGATGCTCCGGCTGTTGATCCCTTGGAGATTGTACGGATGATCGCGACGACGCGGATTGTCTTCCCGAAAGCGATGGTGCGTCTCTCGGCGGGTCGGACCGAAATGAGTGATGAGCTGCAAGCGATGTGCTTCCTGGCGGGGGCGAATTCGATCTTTACGGGTGATGTTTTGCTGACGGCGGCAAATCCCAGTCGATCGCATGATGCCCAACTGCTCGATAAGCTTGGCATGGTCGCAAAGCCGCTATAAATTCGAGATACCCAAATATTCCAAATTTACGCTTCCCCTTGCCCGACTCGATCGAGTCAGCAGGGGGAGTTTTGTATGCAAGATGTAATCGTTCCATTATCGGATTGACTGGATCGGGATGTCTATGATTTGGAGCATCAGCCGAGAATTTCGTTGCTGATTGTGATCAAGCTGAATTCTATAACTTTGTGATCCCCGTAGTCGAACGTATTAGCGAATACATCATCCCTAACGTAATCTTTCCATAATTTAGATTGATCCTCCAATTACAAAACATTATGAAATCCCTTGCCGATCGCTATAAATCGCTGTCTGAGGCTTATCTGAAGTTGGCTGATCAGTTTCAGCAACTCGATGTTACGCATATGACGCTCAAACAGAAAGTCATTCCGGTGATCAAATCCCTCAAACAACACCAGGTGTTAACGGCTCAGCTCAAGCAGGATAAAGTATCACTGAGCCA encodes:
- a CDS encoding MFS transporter; this translates as MKVLPLTFRTKLAYGLGELGTVIPVSIAVFFLLYFLTDVAGLNPALAGAVLLVGRGWDAINDPLIGWLSDRTHSAWGRRYPWMIYGAVPLALGCTLQWIVPPISSQWGLFAYYTLLSLLVYAAFSAVQLPFAALAAELAQDYDQRTQLMGIKAGFNIVGSVVGLVLAQVVFASIADVPQRYVTIGWLSSLAVLLGIGLCVWGTYSRYWAVQSPTPVVHRSFWTEVPSLWHNSAFRWLMGLNLCSLMGIQVTAAMLPYFVSHWMRLPAQHFTQMAIVVQVSAVLTMPLWMKVAQQTSKRIVYFCGAPLAFVALAAMSWVQPGQLWLMYGFGVMIGVGLSTFYLVPLAMLPDVIAIDAIQTGQRREGLFFSFLVFFQKVSLAIALFIVGRLLDRTGFIGGETLQVQPVEALWAIRLMMGLFPALLILGGLYCAYRYPITRQQLQIIRADSHSAT
- a CDS encoding ShlB/FhaC/HecB family hemolysin secretion/activation protein; amino-acid sequence: MTGKAILPLKSVLLSVGLIYILTPTITSAQSSYDTAFRLATKLRDRQINPQPPALLPENSDQGLIKPDSKDTLPTPENTEVMPSESIPATVRVERFEFIGNTKFSQAELTAVTTPYMGKDLSFAELLNVRSRITQFYVDQGYVTTAALIPPQTMDKGVVKIRIVEGKLTEIAVKGNSRLRDTYIRKRIKLGVETPLNVPKLLTSLQQLRLNPRITNIAADLQAGIRPGTNRLVVEVSEADTFTTQFSLDNGRSPSVGSFRRKVQITENNLLGIGDSLSAGYTNTDGSNGIDLSYTLPINAREGTLSLSYGGTRSNIIERPFSVLDILARSRYYELSLRQPISQTPTQETGLGVSFSRQESQTELGLDQIGPFALSPGADTAGRTRISALRFFQDYTQRNETHVLALRSQFSFGLDWFGANVSGRNGVNDNGPDSRFFTWRGQGQWLKQFASNAQLLVKGDVQLAGSDLVPLEQFGLGGQLTVRGYRQDALLTDSGLLLSIEGRLPILQNRRSGGLLQVTPFLDLGTGWNISGNNPTTSTLVGAGVGLLWRQGTFSARLDWGLPLVKLDGEKRSLQEQGIYFSVNYAPF
- the bioB gene encoding biotin synthase BioB, whose protein sequence is MTVATVGVSLDKIRQIYSQSLPDLMFEAQRIHRENHDPKAVQLCTLGNIKMGGCAEDCGYCSQSAHHDASIQPEPLMQIDQVMREAKAAKASGSTRFCMGAAWREVRDGQQFDRVLEMVREVASLDMEVCCTLGMLKPHQAEQLKAAGLTAYNHNLDTSPSHYAKVISTRTYRDRLDTIQAVGDAGISVCCGGIVGLGETEDDRLEMLQVLTGLDPQPESIPINRLIPIEGTPLEDAPAVDPLEIVRMIATTRIVFPKAMVRLSAGRTEMSDELQAMCFLAGANSIFTGDVLLTAANPSRSHDAQLLDKLGMVAKPL
- the lspA gene encoding signal peptidase II, producing MRNRLFWIAASAGVALDRATKLWILTAFPLQDPPATLPVIRDIFHFTYVVNTGAAFSSFQGQGGGWLRWLSLIVSVGLAALAIWNPRLPRWEQLGYGLILSGALGNGIDRFAFGHVIDFLDARLINFPIFNIADVMINLGLICLFVGLWRSPSTPTAR
- a CDS encoding biotin transporter BioY, translated to MFSFFIDRLSGLPRFIVVTLTELMWALTGLLLTIGGNFVQAAMLGIGLGQIPTYLLGVSYQIGAVLLIGCLAGRNAAVISQIAYLVLGLAGFQIFSQGGGIGYLGQPTFGYLLGFVPGAWLCGYLAFRAVPKLEWLVCCCMAGLVAIHATGITYLSVMHGLRLVPKDSLGLFAEIGIYSLQQLPGQIGVVCAVTVVAFLFRRAMFY